A region from the Cannabis sativa cultivar Pink pepper isolate KNU-18-1 chromosome 9, ASM2916894v1, whole genome shotgun sequence genome encodes:
- the LOC115721860 gene encoding FRIGIDA-like protein 4a, which yields MGSIPDPGELTELTPPSFDEFQRQTSLMTSCTLLWKELSDHFTSLEQSLLKKSEVIKRKIQTLDNETKESLHELEKREVTIEGSVKIALGKVEVSKEAAIMAMDRGPGDEDGEVDDGEGLLLRLKCFCLKMDAEGLWRFVTGKKKELDALRAQMPLALAECVDPAKFVLETISEVFPVDKRVDKSDRGNDLGWACVLMLESLIPVVVDPVIGKSRLLVTPSVKSRANKIAETWKASLEERGGIENVKTPDVHTFLQHLVTFGIVKKEDVGLYRKLVVGSAWRKQMPKLAVSLGLSDKMPDMIEELIGKGQQLDAVHFTYEVGLVDKFPPVPLLKAFLKDAKKAAASILEDPSNTGRAAHLAGRKEQSALRSVIKCIEDYKLESEFPPESLKKRLEQLEKGKPEKRKTVQVPANKRTRANNGGPMPPAKAGRLTNAYVSSFPAAPTFVRSPSHAHYPAPVAPYHSPPTMYGSRSPPTNPYVYSPEAASMAGSYPGAPMTYPAYGGYANGMAPAYQQAYYR from the exons ATGGGGTCTATCCCCGATCCTGGCGAGTTGACTGAGTTAACTCCGCCGAGTTTTGATGAGTTCCAAAGGCAGACTTCTCTGATGACGAGTTGTACTCTGCTGTGGAAGGAACTCTCTGATCACTTCACTTCGTTGGAGCAGAGCCTCCTGAAGAAGTCGGAGGTTATCAAACGCAAAATTCAGACTCTGGACAACGAGACCAAGGAGTCACTCCATGAGCTCGAGAAGCGTGAGGTAACCATCGAAGGTAGTGTCAAGATCGCACTAGGTAAGGTTGAGGTGAGCAAGGAGGCTGCGATCATGGCCATGGATAGAGGTCCTGGGGACGAGGATGGAGAGGTCGACGATGGCGAGGGCCTCCTTTTGAGGCTGAAATGTTTTTGTCTGAAAATGGATGCAGAAGGTCTCTGGAGGTTCGTGACTGGTAAGAAGAAGGAATTGGATGCTCTTAGAGCTCAGATGCCTCTAGCTTTGGCTGAATGCGTTGATCCGGCAAAGTTCGTTCTGGAAACGATATCGGAGGTTTTTCCGGTGGACAAGAGGGTGGATAAGAGCGATAGAGGTAACGATTTGGGTTGGGCTTGTGTTCTGATGCTGGAGTCGCTGATTCCGGTGGTGGTCGACCCTGTTATCGGAAAATCCAGGCTTCTGGTGACGCCAAGCGTGAAGTCACGCGCCAATAAGATTGCGGAGACATGGAAGGCGAGCTTAGAAGAGCGCGGTGGCATAGAGAACGTGAAGACCCCAGATGTCCACACATTCCTTCAACATTTGGTGACTTTTGGAATTGTAAAGAAGGAAGACGTGGGTTTGTACAGGAAGCTTGTGGTTGGGTCTGCCTGGAGAAAGCAGATGCCTAAGCTTGCAGTTTCTCTTGGTCTCTCTGATAAAATGCCTG atatGATTGAAGAATTAATTGGAAAAGGGCAGCAACTTGATGCTGTGCATTTCACTTACGAAGTTGGCCTTGTGGACAAGTTTCCTCCTGTTCCTCTGCTCAAAGCTTTTCTCAAGGATGCTAAGAAGGCTGCAGCTTCCATTTTAGAGGATCCCAGCAATACTGGCCGAGCTGCG CACCTAGCTGGCCGTAAAGAGCAGTCTGCACTCAGATCTGTCATCAAGTGCATAGAAGACTACAAACTTGAGTCTGAGTTTCCTCCAGAAAGTCTCAAGAAGCGCCTTGAACAGCTAGAGAAGGGCAAGCCAGAGAAGAGAAAGACAGTCCAGGTTCCCGCCAACAAGCGAACACGAGCCAACAATGGAGGTCCTATGCCTCCAGCCAAGGCTGGCCGATTGACAAACGCATACGTTTCTTCATTCCCTGCTGCTCCAACATTTGTGAGGTCTCCTTCACATGCTCATTACCCTGCTCCAGTTGCCCCATACCACTCACCACCAACCATGTATGGAAGCAGAAGCCCACCAACAAACCCCTATGTGTACTCACCCGAGGCAGCCTCCATGGCTGGATCATATCCAGGAGCTCCCATGACCTATCCCGCTTATGGCGGTTATGCCAATGGCATGGCACCAGCTTATCAGCAGGCTTACTACCGATAG